Below is a genomic region from Deinococcus misasensis DSM 22328.
TTCGCCGAGTACAACATTGGCCTGGCATCTGCGGCAGGCGTGCTGGCGGTGCTGTTCACCAACATGGTGTCCAGTGTGGTGCTGCGCATCATTGGCCGCAACATCTCTGGAGGCAAAGCATGACCACCACCCTTCCCTCAAACCGCGCCAAAGCTGCCCGCAAGGACCTTTTGGTCCACATCAAAGGCAGTTTGCTGACCGTCCTGACTTACCTCTTGCTGTTCCTGTTTCTGTTTCCGCTGGTCTGGATGGTGCTGGCAGGCTTCAAAACCGAAGCGCAGGCCTTTGCCACCCCACCCATTTTCTTCTTCACGCCCACCTTTGAGAACTTTGCCAGAGCGCTGGAAACCTACGGTCCCTTCCTGAAAAACTCCGTGCTGATCGTGGGCGGATCGACCCTCCTCGCCTTTTTGCTCGGGGTGCCTGCGGGATTCACCATGGCCCTGTACCCCGGCAAGCGCACCAAAAGCACCCTGCTCTGGATGCTGTCCACCAAGATGATGCCTCCGGTCGGTGTGATTGTGCCCCTGTTCCTGATTTTCCGGGATGCCCGTTTGCTGGACACCCACCTGGGCTTGATCCTGATGTTCACCACCATCAATTTGCCTCTGGTGGTCTGGATGGTCCACTCCTACATCAGC
It encodes:
- a CDS encoding carbohydrate ABC transporter permease — its product is MTTTLPSNRAKAARKDLLVHIKGSLLTVLTYLLLFLFLFPLVWMVLAGFKTEAQAFATPPIFFFTPTFENFARALETYGPFLKNSVLIVGGSTLLAFLLGVPAGFTMALYPGKRTKSTLLWMLSTKMMPPVGVIVPLFLIFRDARLLDTHLGLILMFTTINLPLVVWMVHSYISEIPFGIIEAAKVDGASLWQEFFQVVLPLALPGIASTALLCVIFAWNEVFFAVNLTSSDASPLSVYISSFKTSEGLFWAQMSAAATLTIAPVMLFGWFAQRQLIRGLTFGAVK